A window from Carassius gibelio isolate Cgi1373 ecotype wild population from Czech Republic chromosome B3, carGib1.2-hapl.c, whole genome shotgun sequence encodes these proteins:
- the LOC127952824 gene encoding N-acetylmuramoyl-L-alanine amidase isoform X1 — MDWHLCLLLSLLGVFATEATTTKHMKDFIRAVESIEAVNPGLQMLDVVKGLRKAAGFDTDLIKRYLGDLSDAHDLVSDPSVTSYVSEVINHSLSEMGKEKGVVLTLDGSNVALAPMLLGLEAGLQSTVQGFYPLTLTHNLVTSFLHHVHNEQTTLPFGTKGFWDSISSPNVYSLSDLPSLATDALIIGGMDGFILGSEVSTSNDHERSLSDLLKSYYSHQPGAAGLDALPRLISQKRRMNFKKLVSFSSLKSQMVQALTVHRNLNESERKRLDDVMNEGFDQFVHVYAVCPNIITRSQWGAAAFIGSPSYLSLPVPYLFIHHTYQPSKPCTTFDQCASDMRSMQRYHQQSNGWSDIGYSFVAGSDGNLYEGRGWNWVGAHTYGYNSRGYGVSFIGDYTSTLPIKSAMDMVRYDFTSCAVNGGRLSSSYSLYGHRQATSTDCPGNSFYREIQTWERYQSYLP, encoded by the exons ATGGATTGGCATTTGTGTCTGCTTCTTTCTTTGCTTGGGGTGTTTGCTACTGAAG CCACCACCACAAAGCACATGAAGGACTTCATCAGAGCTGTGGAGAGCATTGAGGCTGTGAATCCAGGTCTTCAGATGCTCGATGTGGTGAAAGGTCTACGTAAGGCTGCTGGCTTTGATACAGACCTCATCAAGCGATACCTCGGTGACCTCAGTGATGCACATGACCTTGTGTCAGATCCATCAGTCACTTCTTATGTTAGCGAGGTCATTAATCACAGCCTGTCAGAGATGGGGAAGGAGAAAGGTGTGGTTCTCACGTTAGATGGTTCAAATGTGGCGTTGGCCCCAATGCTCCTTGGACTTGAGGCTGGGCTGCAGTCCACCGTCCAAGGCTTTTATCCTTTAACCTTGACCCACAACCTGGTCACTTCATTTCTACATCATGTCCACAATGAACAAACCACTCTTCCTTTTGGCACTAAAGGGTTCTGGGATAGCATCTCATCCCCAAATGTCTACAGTCTCTCTGATTTGCCCTCCTTGGCCACAGACGCCCTAATAATCGGAGGTATGGATGGGTTCATTCTCGGGTCAGAAGTTTCCACGTCTAATGATCATGAGCGATCGCTGAGTGACCTGCTGAAGAGTTACTACAGTCACCAGCCTGGCGCCGCAGGGTTGGACGCATTGCCCCGTCTGATCAGTCAAAAACGAAGGATGAACTTCAAAAAGCTCGTCAGCTTCTCTTCGCTGAAAAGCCAGATGGTCCAGGCTCTAACAGTTCACCGCAACTTAAACGAGTCTGAGAGGAAGAGGCTGGATGATGTAATGAACGAAGGCTTTGACCAGTTCGTCCATGTATATGCAG TCTGTCCAAACATCATCACGCGGTCTCAATGGGGAGCTGCAGCTTTCATTGGTTCTCCCTCCTATCTGTCTCTCCCTGTGCCTTATCTTTTCATCCACCACACATATCAACCCTCCAAGCCTTGCACCACCTTCGATCAATGTGCCAGTGACATGCGCTCCATGCAGCGTTACCACCAGCAATCCAATGGATGGTCCGACATTGGATACAG TTTTGTTGCAGGTTCTGATGGAAACCTGTATGAAGGCCGAGGCTGGAATTGGGTCGGTGCCCACACTTACGGGTACAACTCCAGAGGCTATGGTGTCAGCTTTATTGGAGATTATACCTCCACGCTCCCCATCAAGAGTGCGATGGACATGGTGAGGTACGACTTCACAAGCTGTGCTGTGAACGGTGGTCGATTGTCTTCATCTTACTCCTTATACGGACACAGGCAAGCTACTTCCACTGACTGCCCAGGAAACTCCTTCTACCGTGAAATCCAGACATGGGAGCGTTACCAG AGTTATTTGCCTTGA
- the LOC127952824 gene encoding N-acetylmuramoyl-L-alanine amidase isoform X3 has translation MDWHLCLLLSLLGVFATEATTTKHMKDFIRAVESIEAVNPGLQMLDVVKGLRKAAGFDTDLIKRYLGDLSDAHDLVSDPSVTSYVSEVINHSLSEMGKEKGVVLTLDGSNVALAPMLLGLEAGLQSTVQGFYPLTLTHNLVTSFLHHVHNEQTTLPFGTKGFWDSISSPNVYSLSDLPSLATDALIIGGMDGFILGSEVSTSNDHERSLSDLLKSYYSHQPGAAGLDALPRLISQKRRMNFKKLVSFSSLKSQMVQALTVHRNLNESERKRLDDVMNEGFDQFVHVYAVCPNIITRSQWGAAAFIGSPSYLSLPVPYLFIHHTYQPSKPCTTFDQCASDMRSMQRYHQQSNGWSDIGYSFVAGSDGNLYEGRGWNWVGAHTYGYNSRGYGVSFIGDYTSTLPIKSAMDMVRYDFTSCAVNGGRLSSSYSLYGHRQATSTDCPGNSFYREIQTWERYQSYLP, from the exons ATGGATTGGCATTTGTGTCTGCTTCTTTCTTTGCTTGGGGTGTTTGCTACTGAAG CCACCACCACAAAGCACATGAAGGACTTCATCAGAGCTGTGGAGAGCATTGAGGCTGTGAATCCAGGTCTTCAGATGCTCGATGTGGTGAAAGGTCTACGTAAGGCTGCTGGCTTTGATACAGACCTCATCAAGCGATACCTCGGTGACCTCAGTGATGCACATGACCTTGTGTCAGATCCATCAGTCACTTCTTATGTTAGCGAGGTCATTAATCACAGCCTGTCAGAGATGGGGAAGGAGAAAGGTGTGGTTCTCACGTTAGATGGTTCAAATGTGGCGTTGGCCCCAATGCTCCTTGGACTTGAGGCTGGGCTGCAGTCCACCGTCCAAGGCTTTTATCCTTTAACCTTGACCCACAACCTGGTCACTTCATTTCTACATCATGTCCACAATGAACAAACCACTCTTCCTTTTGGCACTAAAGGGTTCTGGGATAGCATCTCATCCCCAAATGTCTACAGTCTCTCTGATTTGCCCTCCTTGGCCACAGACGCCCTAATAATCGGAGGTATGGATGGGTTCATTCTCGGGTCAGAAGTTTCCACGTCTAATGATCATGAGCGATCGCTGAGTGACCTGCTGAAGAGTTACTACAGTCACCAGCCTGGCGCCGCAGGGTTGGACGCATTGCCCCGTCTGATCAGTCAAAAACGAAGGATGAACTTCAAAAAGCTCGTCAGCTTCTCTTCGCTGAAAAGCCAGATGGTCCAGGCTCTAACAGTTCACCGCAACTTAAACGAGTCTGAGAGGAAGAGGCTGGATGATGTAATGAACGAAGGCTTTGACCAGTTCGTCCATGTATATGCAG TCTGTCCAAACATCATCACGCGGTCTCAATGGGGAGCTGCAGCTTTCATTGGTTCTCCCTCCTATCTGTCTCTCCCTGTGCCTTATCTTTTCATCCACCACACATATCAACCCTCCAAGCCTTGCACCACCTTCGATCAATGTGCCAGTGACATGCGCTCCATGCAGCGTTACCACCAGCAATCCAATGGATGGTCCGACATTGGATACAG TTTTGTTGCAGGTTCTGATGGAAACCTGTATGAAGGCCGAGGCTGGAATTGGGTCGGTGCCCACACTTACGGGTACAACTCCAGAGGCTATGGTGTCAGCTTTATTGGAGATTATACCTCCACGCTCCCCATCAAGAGTGCGATGGACATGGTGAGGTACGACTTCACAAGCTGTGCTGTGAACGGTGGTCGATTGTCTTCATCTTACTCCTTATACGGACACAGGCAAGCTACTTCCACTGACTGCCCAGGAAACTCCTTCTACCGTGAAATCCAGACATGGGAGCGTTACCAG